The nucleotide sequence AGCCGGTGCCGCCGCCGAGCACGAACCCGCCGACGCCGGTCGTCGACACCCGGCCGCCGGTCGTGGCAAGGCCGTGCGGCGCGCAGGCGCGGTCCAGATCGGCCATGGTGGCGCCGCCGCCGACGGTGGCCGTGCGGGCGATCGGGTCGACGCTGACGGCGTTCATCCGGCGCAGGTCGACCACCAGGCCGCCGTCGGTGAGCGCCAGCCCGGCGACGCTGTGCCCGCCGCCGCGGACGGACACCTCGAGGCCGTGCTCGCGGGCGAACGCCACGGCCAGCGCGACGTCGGCGCGGCCCGTGCACTGCACGACCAGGCCCGGGCGGACGTCGATCATCGCGTTGAAGACGGTCCGGGCGTCGTCGTAGCCCGGGGACTCCGGCGTCAGCAGGTCGCCGGCCAGCAGCGACCGCAGGCCGTCGAACGTCGGGTCGTCGCGCAGGTCGGTCATCGTTCTGCCCCCCGGAACAGCGAATGACTGGCTCGAACGTACGCCCGCCGCCCGCGCGCGACAATGGGTGTCCGACCGGCGATTCCGCCGGCCCGTGCCGAGAGGACCGACCCCTGAGCACCGTGCCGCACCAGCAGCTTCCCGCCGTCCAGAAGCTCCGCGTCCGGTTCGCCAAGCGCGGCCGGCTGCGGTTCACCAGCCACCGCGACTTCCAGCGCGCGTTCGAGCGGGCGCTGCGCCGCGCCGACGTGCCGATGGCCTGGTCGCAGGGGTTCACGCCGCACCCGCGGGTGTCCTACGCCGGCGCCGCGCCCACCGGCGCCGCCAGCGAGGCCGAGTACCTCGAGCTGGCGGTCACCCGGGTCTGCGACCCCGAGCAGGTGCGGGCCGCGCTGGACGCCGCGCTGCCGCCCGGCCTGGACGTCGTCGAGGTGGTCGAGGCCGGTCCCGGCGCGCTGGCCGACCGGCTGCAGGCGTCGAGCTGGGCGATCGAGCTGCCCGGCGCGGTGCCCGGGCAGGCCGCGGCGGCGGTGACGACGTTCCTGGCGGCCGCGTCGGTGCCGGTCGAGCGGCTGACGAAGAACGGCGTGCGGCAGCTGGACCCGCGGGCGGCGGTGCTGCGGCTGACCGCCGACACCGACGCCGACCCGGTCACGCTGCGGGCCGTCGTCCGGCACCAGTCGCCGACGGTGCGGCCCGACGAGGTGCTGGCCGGGCTGCGCCTGGTGGCCGGGTTCACCCCGCCGCAGCCGCCGCGTACCGTCCGGCTGGCCCAGGGCGAGTGGGACGACGACACCGGCGTGCTGGGCGATCCGCTGGCGGACGCGCCCGGGCGCGACACGTGACACAGCGTGACGTGATCTATGGCACACGGTAAGGCTTGCATTCTGACCTGCGGTGATATGGGCCGTTTCGGGGTCGCCGCGGGGGTGGCGGGCGGCCGTCGTCACGGTTTCCGGGCTGACATGTGCGATACTCGGAACTGGTCGGGCGGTACACGCCGCTCGGTCCGACGACGTTCTCGCCGACGTCCCGTGTGGTCGACCACGGTTGCCGCGGAGTCGCTCGGCACGCTGGGTCCGCCAGACCGCCCAGCCGCGAGGCCCCCGTCCAGGGTGCGCCGCCGCGGCGGGCGCTGAGCACGGCCCGACGACGCACAGGTCCGGAGGACGTCGCCGATCACAGGCTTTCCACCTGTAGCGACCGTGCGGTCGCCGCAGATGGCCCGATGTAGTGCCCCGGCAGATGGGCGGCAGCGCGCCGAGCAAGGCGCGGCGCCCCATCCACCGGGCCGACAGGAGTGCACCATATGCAGGAAGACAGCCCCGGCTCGTCCGGAGATACCACCTCGCCGGCCGAGGCCGGCACCGTCAGCACCGAGCCGGCGCAGCCGCGCCGTCGTCGCGCCGCCAGCCGGGCCGCTGGCCCGCCGGTCGAGCCCACCCTCCACGACGCCGGCGAGCCGGTGACCAGCGAGGACGACCCGGCCGCACCGGCCAGGAAGACGGCGAAGAAGGCCGCTGCCAAGAAGGCGGCCGCGAAGAAGACCGCCAAGAAGGCCCCGGCGAAGAAGGCCGCCGGCCGCAAGGCGGTGGCCGCCGAGGCCGACGCCGGGCTGCTCGCGGTCGACGAGGCCGCCGAGACGCCGGTCGCCGCCGAGGCGCCGGACCCGGTCGAGGCGCCCGCCGCCGTGGCCGAGGCGCCCGCGCCGCGCAAGCGATCCCGGTCGCGCAAGACCGCCCAGCCGGCCTTCGAGCCGCTGCCGGTCGACGACGCCGCCGACGACGAGACCTCCGCCGCCGCCTTCGCCGACCCGAGCCCGGCGTTCGCGCCGTCCGGGGCCGAGAGCGCGGCCACCGAGGCGAGCGCTTCGGCCGTCCTGTTCCAGCCCCCGACGTTCTCCGCCGCGCCGCTGTTCGCCGCGCCCGACCCCGAGGCCGCCGAGCCGGTCCGCGGCCGCCGGCGCGCGAAGCCCGAGCCGGAACCCGAGCCCGAGCCCGAGCCCGAGGTCGAGGCCGAGGTCGAGGCCGAGGAGGCCGAGGAGGAGCCCGAGGCCACCGCCGACGCCTCCGGTGACGACGACTCCGACGACGACGGCGACGCCACCCGCCGCCGGCGCCGCCGCCGCGGTGGCCGCGGCCGCCGCCGTCGCTCCGACGACGGCCCCGACGCCTCCGGCGACGACGACTCCGACGACGACCAGGCCGAGTCCGACGACGCCCAGGGCGACGCGGACGACGACCATGGCGACGACCACGGCGACTCCGACGAGGGCGGCAGCCGCCGTCGTCGCAGGCGCCGTCGCCGCCGCAACGACGACGGCGACGAGCCCCGCGCGGACGACCCGCCGAACACCGTCGTGCGGGTCCGCGACGGGCGCGAGGTCGACGACGAGGTCACCTCGGTCAAGGGCTCGACCCGTCTCGAGGCGAAGAAGCAGCGCCGCCGCGAGGGCCGCGAGGCCGGCCGGCGCCGTCCGCCGATCCTCTCCGAGGCCGAGTTCCTGGCCCGCCGCGAGGCCGTCGACCGCGTCATGGCGGTCCGGCAGTCCGGCGACCTCACCCAGATCGCCGTCCTCGAGGACGACGTGCTGGTCGAGCACTACGTCAGCCGCGCCTCGCAGCAGTCGCTGATCGGCAACGTCTACCTCGGCCGGGTACAGAACGTGCTGCCGGCCATGGAGGCGGCGTTCGTCGACATCGGCCGCGGCCGCAACGCCGTCCTGTATGCCGGCGAGGTCGACTGGAGCGGCCTGGGCAAGTCCGACGGCCCGAAGCGCATCGAGGACGTCCTCAAGTCCGGCCAGGCGGTGCTGGTGCAGGTCACCAAGGACCCCATCGGCCACAAGGGCGCCCGGCTGACCAGCCAGGTCAGCCTCCCCGGCCGCTACGTCGTGTACGTCCCCGGCGGGTCGATGAACGGCATCAGCCGCAAGCTGCCCGACACCGAGCGGACCCGGCTGAAGAAGATCCTCAAGCAGGTCGTCCCCGAGGACGCCGGCGTCATCGTCCGCACCGCCGCCGAGGGCGCCTCCGAGGAGGAGCTCACCAACGACGTCGCGCGGCTGAAGGCCGAGTGGGAGGCGCTGCGCAAGAAGTCCTCCGGCAACGCCCCGCAGCTGCTGCACGGCGAGCCCGACCTCGCCATCAAGGTGGTCCGCGACCTCTTCAACGAGGACTTCACCAAGCTGGTCGTCTCCGGTGACCGCGCCTGGGACACCATCGAGGAGTACGTCTCCAGCGTCGCCGGCTCGCTGCGCGAGCGCGTGGAGAAGTGGACCGGCACCGACGACGTCTTCGCCGCGTTCCGCATCGACGAGCAGATCGCCAAGGCCATGGACCGCAAGGTCTGGCTGCCCAGCGGCGGCTCGCTGGTCATCGACCGCACCGAGGCCATGACCGTCGTCGACGTCAACACCGGCAAGTTCACCGGCTCCGGCGGCAACCTCGAAGAGACGGTCACCAAGAACAACCTCGAGGCGGCCGAAGAGATCGTGCGCCAGCTGCGGCTGCGCGACATCGGCGGCATCATCGTCATCGACTTCATCGACATGGTGCTCGAGGCCAACCGCGACCTCGTGCTGCGCCGCCTGGTCGAGTGCCTCGGCCGCGACCGCACCAAGCACCAGGTCGCCGAGGTCACGTCGCTCGGCCTGGTGCAGATGACCCGCAAGCGCATCGGCACCGGCCTGCTCGAGGCGTTCAGCGAGCCGTGCCCGCACTGCAAGGGCCGCGGCCTGCTCATCCACACCCACCCGGTCGAGTCCGGCAACGGCTCCTCCTCCGGCGGGTCGTCGGGCTCCTCCGGCTCCGACGAGGGCCGCTCGTCCAGCCGCTCCGAGCGCCGTGGCCGGCGCCGCAAGGCCGACCCGGCGCCCGCGCCGGTGGCACAGCCGGTCGAGGCTCTGACGCCGAAGCTCGAGGCCCTGGCCAGCCCCGGCGAGGCATCGCCGGCCGACCTCATGCCGGTCGGCGCCAACGGCAACGGGCACGGCGACGACCACGGCAACGGTCACGACGGCGGTGAGCGGCCGGCCGAGCCCGCCGCGGCCACCGAGGCCGCCGCGACGACGCCCGAGGCCGGCGCGACCCGCACGTCCTCCCGTCGCCGGCGGGCGGTGCGCGCCGCCGGCAGCTCCGCGAAGACGGCCGAGCCGGCCGCCGCCACCGGCGAGACCGGCTGGGCGGGTTCGGACCCGGCGAGCGCCGGCGACGCCACGGCACCGGCCACGCCCACGGGCTGGGCCGGCTCCGACCCGACGGACGCCCGCGACGCCACGGCGCCCGCCGCCGCAGCGCCGGTCACCACGCCGCCACCGCCGCCTCCGCCGCCCGCGGAGTCGCTGGTGACGGCGCCGGACCCGGCGTCCGAGTCCACCGAGCCGGCGGACGAGTCCGCACCGGAGCCGACGCGCCCGCGTCGTACCCGGCGCCGGGCCGAACGCCCGGCCGGCAGCCCCGTCCCCTGAGTTTGACCCGACCCTGACCAATTCCGTACCCTAGGGCGTCGGCGCTCTTCGCGCCCGTACCCGCGTGCCCGCTCCACGAGCGTCGGCATGCGCGCCCGAAGCCCGAGTGAGAGAGTGAGTCCGCGGTGTACGCGATCGTCCGCAGCGGCGGTAACCAGAGAAAGGTCTCCGTCGGAGACGTCATCGACGTCGACCAGCTCAACAACGCCGAGGTCGGCGCCACCGTCACGCTGCCGGCGGTCCTGCTCGTCGACGGTGAGACCGTGACCACCGACGCCAAGAAGCTGGCCGGCGTGTCGGTCACGGCCGAGATCGTCGGCGCCACCAAGGGCCCGAAGATCCACATCCTCCGGTACAAGAACAAGACCGGGTACCGGCGGCGCCAGGGGCACCGCCAGAAGTACACCCAGGTCAAGGTCACCGGCATCGAGACGAAGTAGGCAGGTACCTCGAGATGGCTCACAAGAAGGGCGCCTCGTCCAGCAAGAACGGGCGCGACTCCAACGCTCAGCGACTCGGCGTGAAGCGCTTCGGCGGCCAGCTGGTCAACTCGGGCGAGATCATCGTCCGTCAGCGCGGCACCCACTTCCACCCGGGCGACAACGTCGGCCGCGGCAAGGACGACACCCTGTTCGCCACGTCGGCGGGCGCTGTGGAGTTCAGCGTCAAGCGTGGCCGCAAGGTCGTCAACATCGTCGTGCCGGCGGGGGAGTGACCCCCGCTCCACGCGAGCAGCAGTACACCTGAAGCATCAGGGCGGGCCGGTCACTCGACCGGCCCGCCCTTTTCTGTTCTGAGGACAAAGAGACATGGCCATTCCGTCGTTCGTGGACCGCGTCGTGCTGCATCTGGCAGCAGGTGACGGCGGACACGGCTGCGTGTCGGTCCACCGCGAGAAGTTCAAGCCGCTGGGCGGGCCCGACGGCGGCGACGGCGGCCGCGGCGGCGACATCGTCCTCGTCGTCGACCCCAACACCACCACGCTGCTCGACTACCATCGTTCGCCGCACCGCAAGGCGACGAACGGCAGCCAGGGAGAGGGCAGCAACCGCGACGGCGCCAACGGCGGCGACATCGAGCTGAAGGTGCCCGACGGCACCGTGGTCAGCACCCGCGACGGCGAGGTCCTGGTCGACCTCGTCGGCGCCGGCACCCGTTTCATCGCGGCTCAGGGCGGCCACGGCGGGCTGGGCAACGCCGCACTGGCCAGCAAGCGCCGCCGGGCGCCCGGGTTCGCGCTGCTCGGCGAGCCGGGCGAGGCCAAGGACGTCGTGCTCGAGCTGAAGAGCGTCGCCGACGTCGGCCTGGTCGGCTTCCCGAGCGCCGGCAAGTCCAGCCTCATCGCGGCCATCTCCGCGGCCCGGCCGAAGATCGCCGACTACCCGTTCACGACGCTGGTCCCGAACCTCGGCGTCGTCGAGGCCGGCGACGTCCGCTACACCGTCGCCGACGTGCCCGGGCTGATCGAGGGGGCCAGCGAGGGCCGCGGGCTCGGCCACGCGTTCCTCCGCCACGTGGAGCGCTGCAAGGCGCTGCTGCACGTCGTCGACCTCGCCACGATGGAGCCGGGCCGCGACCCGCTCACCGACATCGACCTCATCGAGTCCGAGCTGGAGAAGTACGGCGGCCTCGACAAGCGGCCGCGCATGGTCGCGCTGAACAAGATCGACGTTCCCGAGGCGCGCGAGCTGGCCGACCTCGTCCGGGCCGACGTCGAGGCCCGCGGCTGGGAGGTCTTCCCGATCTCCGCCGCCACCCACGAGGGCCTGCGGGAGCTGACGTACGCCATGGGCTCGCTGGTCGCCTCGGCCCGGGCCGCCGCGCCCGCGCCCGAGCCGACCCGCCTGGTCCTGCGCCCGGCCGCCGTCGACGACTCCGGGTTCACCGTCACCGACGAGGGCGAGCGCTACCGCATCCGCGGCCTGAAGCCGGAGCGCTGGATCCGGCAGACCGACTTCACCAACGACGAGGCGGTCGGCTACCTCGCCGACCGGCTGGCGCGGCTCGGCGTCGAGGAGGCGCTCATCCGGGCCGGCGCCCACGCCGGCGACGAAGTGGTCATCGGCGGCGAGGACGCGGTCGTGTTCGACTGGGAGCCCAGCGTCAGCGCCGGCGGCGAGCACCTCGGGCCGCGCGGGACGGACTCCCGGTTGTCATGAGCGGCGGGGCGGGCACGCGCGGCGCCCTCGCGACCGCGCAGCGGGTGGTCGTGAAGGTCGGGTCGTCGTCGCTCACCACGACGCACGGCGGCATCGACGACGCCCGCGTGGCCACGGTGGTCGACGCGCTGGCGAAGGCGCGCGCGTCGGGCCGCGAGGTGGTGCTGGTGTCGTCCGGCGCCATCGCCGCCGGGCTGGCGCCGCTGGGCCTGGCCACGCGCCCGCGCGACCTCGCCCGTCAGCAGGCCGCCGCGAGCGTCGGGCAGGGCCTGCTGATGGCGAACTACACGTCCGCGTTCGCCGGTCACGGCCTGCGGGTCGGCCAGGTGCTGCTGACGGTCGACGACGTCACCCGCCGCGCGCACTACCGCAACGCCTACCGGACGCTGCACCAGCTGCTGCAGCTCGGCGTCGTGCCGGTCGTGAACGAGAACGACACCGTCGCCACCCACGAGATCCGCTTCGGCGACAACGACCGCCTCGCCGCGCTGGTCGCCCAGCTGGTCCATGCCGACCTGCTGGTGCTGCTGTCCGACGTCGACGGCCTCTACGACGGCAACCCGCACAAGGCCGGCGCCACCCGGCTCGCCGACGTGCACAGCCTGTCCGACCTCGACGGCATCGACATCGGCGCGGCCGGCCGGTCCGGGCTGGGCAGCGGCGGCATGGTGACGAAGGTCGAGGCGGCCTCCATCGCCACCGGCTCCGGCATCGACGTCGTGCTGGCGTCGGCGCCCGAGGTGTCGGCCGTGCTGGCCGGCGACCCCGCCGGCACCTGGTTCCACCGCCGCGCCGGGCGCCGCGCCACCCGGTTGCTCTGGCTCGAGCACGCCACCGACGGCCGCGGCTCGCTCACGCTCGACGCGGGCGCGGTGCGGGCCGTCGTCGAGCGCGGCGCGTCCCTGCTTCCGGCCGGCATCACCACCGTCACCGGCACGTTCACCGCCGGCGACCCGGTCGACCTGCTGGACGAGATCGGCCGCACGGTGGCCCGCGGCGTGGTGAACTACGACGCCGCCGAGTTGCCGGCGCTGCTGGGCCGGTCGACCAAGGACCTGGCCCGCGACCTCGGGCCGGAGTACGAGCGTGAGGTGGTCCACCGCGACGACCTCGTGCTGCTCGGCCGGCCGCGCCGCTAGTTCGTCCCTATGTGTTAGCTTTTCCCCGGCAATCGGGAGATCCGCACCGGTTCGGGCACGCCACCTCGGGCACATCACGGGCACACCACACCCATCGATGAACTGCTGAGCTCTGGAGTACCCGTTATGAACCGAATCCGAGCCGTACTGCCGCGCGCCCTCGGCGTGCTGGCGGCCACGGCCCTCGCCGGCATCGCGGCCGTCGCGCCCGCCGATGCCATCGTTCCCGCCGTCGTCGTGGCCGAGACCCGCGAGGGCGAACCCCTCGACGTCCGGTGGCCGAGCGACGGCGCCCGCTTCTACGACCCGCCCGTGTTCCACGGCGCCGGGGCGCCCGGCGCCACCGTCACCGTCTCCGTCGCGGGCGCACCGGTCGGCTCGACCACGGTCGACGGCGCCGGCGCCTGGTACCTCCCCGTCCCGGCGGAGGACCTGCCGCCCGAGGGCGAGCACTTCGACGCCGACGTCCGGCAGGAGGACGGCGCCTCGGTCACCGAGGTCGTCATCGCCGACCTGCACGTCGACATCGACGGCTCGCACATCCGTTTGCCGCTGCCGGGCCAAACGGACCAGATCACCGGCGACTTCGTGTTCAGCGGCAACCAGAACTTCGACGGCATCGTCCTGCTGCGGCTGACCGGCACCACTGCCGACGGCGAGGAGGTCGAGTGGCTCGCGCAGACCGAGGGCGAGCCGATCTACCCCGAGGTCACGGTCTGGGAGGGTACCTGGACCTTCCCGCCGAACCAGTTCACCTACAAGGACTGGAGCTTCGACCCGGCCGAGAACCTGGCCGAGGGCGAGTACCTGGTCGACACCTGGCTGATCACCCCGGAGGGTGACCTCGACCAGGGCAACAGCGCGCCGTTCACCGTGATCCCGGGCGCCGGCGGCGACGAGTCCGGCTCCGACGAGAGCGGCTCGGACGAGTCCGGTTCCGACGAGAACGGTTCGGACGAGAGCGGCACCGACGTCGGTGCGGACGAGAGCGGCTCCGACGACGGTGCCGACGGTGGCGCCGCCGAGGCGGGCACGGACGAGAACGGTGCTGCCGAGGCCGGCTCGGACGAGAACGGCGCCGATGAGAACGGTGCTGCCGAGAACGGTGCCGCCGAGAACGGTGCCGACGACGGGGCCGAGGCAGGCGCCGACGACGGGGCCGCCGACGACGGAGCCACCGAGGACGCCGACGACGACGGCGCGGCGAACGGCTCCGGCGGTGAGGACCTGCCGGACACCGGCGCCGGCGACACGCTGCTGCCGCTGGTGGCCGTCGTCCTGCTCGGCGTCGGCGTCGGGCTGGTCGTCCTGCGGGCCCGGCGCGCGAGCGCCTGACCCGTCCGGAACGGGGCCCGGTCCGCCACCTGGTCGAGGCGGGCCGGGCCCTTCACCACAGAGCGGCGAGCAGCCGCTCCAGACGGGCGTGGATCGCGTCGGCGTCGATGTCGGTCTCGCCGAGCAGGATCCGGGTACAGATGCCGTCGGTGACCGCGATGACCACCTGGACGGCCTGCGGATCGGTGGTGTGGCCCGACACCGCCTGGGCCACCAGCTCCGACCAGTGCGTCGTGAGCGGCCGCAGCGCCGGCCGACGGGCGGCCAGCAGGATCAGCTCCCGCTCGGCCAGGGCGCGGGCCCGGCCCGGGCCGCTGGCGTCGGCGACGATCCGGGCGATCGCGGCCAGCGGTGTCGTCCCGGCCGCGACCAGCGCCTCGTACTGCTCGCGATACTGCGCGGCGGCCGACTCCAGCGCGGCCACCAGCAGGTCGTCGAGGGTCGCGAAGTGGTAGGCGACCAGCGACGGGCGCACGCCGGCCCGCTCGGCGACCGTCCGGTGGGTGACCCCGGCGACCCCGCGCTCCTCGATGTCGCGCAGCGTGCTGGCGATGATCGACGCGCGCCGCCGCTCGCCGCGCGCCAGCCGCCCGTCGGCGGCCGCGGGGTCAGCCGGCGGCCGGTGCATGCGCCGCTCCCAGTTCCAGTGCCAGCACCCCGCCGATCACCAGCGCCACGCCGCCGGCCTGGATCCAGGTCAGCCGGTCGCCCAGCGCGATCCCGATGATCGCCACCAGCGTCACGCCGGTCGCCGCCCAGATGCCGTACGCGACCCCGATGCCCATGCCCTCGCGCAGCGCGCGCGACAGCAGGAAGTAGGCGGCGAGCACGCCCACCGCGGTGATGGTCGTGGGGACCGGCCGGGTGAAGCCGTCGCTGTACCGGGTCGAGATCGCGCCGATCAGCTCCGCGATGATCGCGCCGGTCAGGAAGACGTACGCCATCGATCCACCTTTCTTGAACCAACATTCAAATTGAATGATAGTTCAAGAAGATGTCGGCGCAACCCCGCCACTAGACTGAGCGGGTGACCACAACCGTCGCCGACCTGGGCCGCGCCGCCCGCACGGCCGCCGCCGAGCTGGCCGTCCGCACCCGCGCCGAGAAGGACGCCGCCCTGCACGCCATGGCCGACGCGCTGGTCGCGAACGCCGCGGCGATCATCGAGCGCAACGCCGCCGACGTCGAGCGGGCCCGCGAGTCCGGCACCGCCGAGGCGATGATCGACCGGCTGCGGCTCGACGACCAGCGCATCGCCGGCATGGCGAGCGGGCTGCGGCAGGTCGCCGGCCTGCCCGACCCCGTCGGCGAGGTGTGCCGTGGGTACACGCTGCCCAACGGCCTGCAGGTCACCCAGCGCCGGGTGCCGCTGGGCGTCGTCGGCATCATCTACGAGGCCCGTCCCAACGTCACCGCCGACGCCGCCGGGCTGGCGCTGAAGAGCGGCAACGCGGTCCTGCTCAAGGGGTCCTCCAGTGCCGCGGCGTCCAACGAGGCGATCGTAGGCGTGCTGTCGGCCGCCGTGGAGTCCGCCGGGCTGCCGGGCGCCGCCGTCCAGCTGGTCGCGGGCGGGCACGACCAGGCGAAGGAGCTCATGCGGGCGCGCGGCCTGGTCGACGTGCTCATCCCGCGCGGCGGCGCCGGGCTGATCCGCAGCGTCGTCGAGGAGTCGACCGTCCCCGTCATCGAGACCGGGGTCGGCAACTGCCACGTGTACGTCGACGCCGACGCCGATCTCGCCATGGCGCTGCAGATCCTGCTCAACGCGAAGACGCAGCGGCCCAGCGTGTGCAACGCCGCCGAGACGCTGCTCGTGCACGCCGGTGTCGCGGCCGAGTTCCTGCCGGCCGCGCTCGCCGCGCTGCGCGACGCCGGGGTCACCGTGCACGGCGACGAGCGGGTCCGGGGCTACGACGACGCGGTCGCGCCGGCCACCGACGACGACTGGGCCGCCGAGTACCTCTCGCTCGACCTCGCCGCCGCCGTCGTCGACACCCTCGACGACGCCGTGGCGCACATCCGGCGGTGGGGGAGCGGGCACACCGAGGCCATCGTCACCCGGTCGCTCGACGCGTCGCGCCGGTTCGCCGCCACGACCGACTCCGCCGCCGTCATGGTCAACGCCTCCACCCGGTTCACCGACGGCGAGCAGCTCGGCTTCGGCGCCGAGATCGGCATCTCGACGCAGAAGCTGCACGCCCGCGGCCCGATGGGCCTGCCGGAGCTCACCACCACCACGTACGTCGTCACCGGTGACGGGCACGTCAGAGGCTGACGGTAGGCTTGCGCAGCATGGACACCGTCGTGCTGCTGGCCGAGGAGGCGCACTCCTCGTCGGAGGGGTTTCCCGCGTGGGCCTGGGGCCTCTCCGCGTTCGGCATTCTCCTCCTGCTGCTGTACATCGTGCTGAGCTTCGGCAGGGGGCGGCCGCACGCCTGAGCAGGCTGCGCGCACTACGGTGTGTCGGTGAGCAACCCGAAGCGGCTCGGTGTCATGGGTGGGACGTTCGACCCCATCCATCACGGCCACCTGGTGGCGGCCAGCGAGGTGCAGCACTGGTTCCACCTCGACGAGGTGGTCTTCGTGCCCACCGGCCAGCCGTGGCAGAAGACCGAGCGCGTCGTCACGCCGCCCGAGGACCGCTACCTCATGACGGTCATCGCGACGGCGTCGAACCCGGTGTTCTCCGTCAGCCGGGTCGACATCGACCGCGCCGGCCCCACCTACACCGTCGACACGCTCCGCGACCTCCGTGCGCACTACGGCGACGACACCGAGCTGTTCTTCATCACCGGCGCCGACGCGCTCGGGCAGATCCTGTCCTGGCGCGACCACGACGAGCTGTTCGAGCTGGCCCACTTCGTCGGCTGCACCCGGCCCGGGCACGACCTCTCCGCCGTCGGGCTGCCGGAGGACAAGGTGACGCTGGTCGAGGTGCCGGCGCTGGCGATCTCGTCCAGCGAGTGCCGGCACCGGGTCAGGGGCGACGAGCCGATCTGGTACCTGGTGCCCGACGGCATCGTCCAGTACATCAACAAACGCGGCCTCTACGTCGAGGCATGAGACGCTGGACCGGTCAACGTCCCGGTCCCAGGAAGAGGAGGAACGCCGCTTGACCGCAACCGATCGCGCCATCCAGCTGGCGGTCGCCGCCGCGGAGGCCGCGTCCGACAAACTGGCCGACGACATCGTCGCATTCGACGTGTCCGAGCGGATGGCCATCACCGACGTGTTCCTGGTGTGCTCGGCGTCCAACGACCGCCAGGTGCGCTCCGTCGTCGACGCCGTCGAGGAGAAGCTGCGCGACCTCGGCGCCCGCCCCGTCAGTCGCGAGGGCGAGCGCGAGGGCCGCTGGGTGCTGCTCGACTACGTCGAGATCGTCGTGCACGTGCAGCACGCCGAGGAGCGGGTGTTCTACGCCCTCGAGCGGCTGTGGAAGGACTGCCCGACCATCGAGCTGCCCGCCGAGGTGAACGCCGGTCGCGGCCCCCGCGCCGGAGACGGGGCGTGAGCCGGCGCATCGTGCTCTGGCGCCACGGCCGGACGGAGTGGAACGCCGCCGGGCGCTTCCAGGGCCAGACCGATGTCGATCTCGACGAGCTCGGCCGCGAGCAGGCGCGCGAGGCCGCCGCCCGGCTGGCCGCGCTCGCGCCCGACCTGCTGGTCTCGTCGGACCTGCGGCGCGCCCAGGACACCATCGCCGCGCTCGCGGCCCTGGTCGGCCTGGACGTCGAGCTCGACCAGCGGCTGCGCGAGACCTACGCCGGCGACTGGCAGGGCCTGACGTCAGCCGAGATCTCCGCCAACTGGCCCGACGAGTACAAGGCCTGGCGCGGCGGCGACCCGCTGCTGCGCGTCGGCGGCGGCGAGACCCGCCAGGAAGTCGCCGAGCGGATGTTCGCCGCCGTCACCGACGCCGCCGCCCGGCTGCCCGAGAATGGCCTCGCCGTCCTCACCTCCCACGGCGGCGCGGCCCGGCTGGGCATCGCCGCCCTCATCGGCATGCCGCTGCACCGCTTCACCAACGTCGGCGGGCTGTCCAACTGCTCGTGGTCCATGCTGCGCGAGGGCG is from Jiangella alkaliphila and encodes:
- a CDS encoding DMT family transporter, whose amino-acid sequence is MAYVFLTGAIIAELIGAISTRYSDGFTRPVPTTITAVGVLAAYFLLSRALREGMGIGVAYGIWAATGVTLVAIIGIALGDRLTWIQAGGVALVIGGVLALELGAAHAPAAG
- the rsfS gene encoding ribosome silencing factor — encoded protein: MTATDRAIQLAVAAAEAASDKLADDIVAFDVSERMAITDVFLVCSASNDRQVRSVVDAVEEKLRDLGARPVSREGEREGRWVLLDYVEIVVHVQHAEERVFYALERLWKDCPTIELPAEVNAGRGPRAGDGA
- a CDS encoding glutamate-5-semialdehyde dehydrogenase; this encodes MTTTVADLGRAARTAAAELAVRTRAEKDAALHAMADALVANAAAIIERNAADVERARESGTAEAMIDRLRLDDQRIAGMASGLRQVAGLPDPVGEVCRGYTLPNGLQVTQRRVPLGVVGIIYEARPNVTADAAGLALKSGNAVLLKGSSSAAASNEAIVGVLSAAVESAGLPGAAVQLVAGGHDQAKELMRARGLVDVLIPRGGAGLIRSVVEESTVPVIETGVGNCHVYVDADADLAMALQILLNAKTQRPSVCNAAETLLVHAGVAAEFLPAALAALRDAGVTVHGDERVRGYDDAVAPATDDDWAAEYLSLDLAAAVVDTLDDAVAHIRRWGSGHTEAIVTRSLDASRRFAATTDSAAVMVNASTRFTDGEQLGFGAEIGISTQKLHARGPMGLPELTTTTYVVTGDGHVRG
- a CDS encoding TetR/AcrR family transcriptional regulator; this translates as MHRPPADPAAADGRLARGERRRASIIASTLRDIEERGVAGVTHRTVAERAGVRPSLVAYHFATLDDLLVAALESAAAQYREQYEALVAAGTTPLAAIARIVADASGPGRARALAERELILLAARRPALRPLTTHWSELVAQAVSGHTTDPQAVQVVIAVTDGICTRILLGETDIDADAIHARLERLLAALW
- the proB gene encoding glutamate 5-kinase, which produces MSGGAGTRGALATAQRVVVKVGSSSLTTTHGGIDDARVATVVDALAKARASGREVVLVSSGAIAAGLAPLGLATRPRDLARQQAAASVGQGLLMANYTSAFAGHGLRVGQVLLTVDDVTRRAHYRNAYRTLHQLLQLGVVPVVNENDTVATHEIRFGDNDRLAALVAQLVHADLLVLLSDVDGLYDGNPHKAGATRLADVHSLSDLDGIDIGAAGRSGLGSGGMVTKVEAASIATGSGIDVVLASAPEVSAVLAGDPAGTWFHRRAGRRATRLLWLEHATDGRGSLTLDAGAVRAVVERGASLLPAGITTVTGTFTAGDPVDLLDEIGRTVARGVVNYDAAELPALLGRSTKDLARDLGPEYEREVVHRDDLVLLGRPRR
- the nadD gene encoding nicotinate-nucleotide adenylyltransferase, with product MSNPKRLGVMGGTFDPIHHGHLVAASEVQHWFHLDEVVFVPTGQPWQKTERVVTPPEDRYLMTVIATASNPVFSVSRVDIDRAGPTYTVDTLRDLRAHYGDDTELFFITGADALGQILSWRDHDELFELAHFVGCTRPGHDLSAVGLPEDKVTLVEVPALAISSSECRHRVRGDEPIWYLVPDGIVQYINKRGLYVEA
- a CDS encoding LPXTG cell wall anchor domain-containing protein, encoding MNRIRAVLPRALGVLAATALAGIAAVAPADAIVPAVVVAETREGEPLDVRWPSDGARFYDPPVFHGAGAPGATVTVSVAGAPVGSTTVDGAGAWYLPVPAEDLPPEGEHFDADVRQEDGASVTEVVIADLHVDIDGSHIRLPLPGQTDQITGDFVFSGNQNFDGIVLLRLTGTTADGEEVEWLAQTEGEPIYPEVTVWEGTWTFPPNQFTYKDWSFDPAENLAEGEYLVDTWLITPEGDLDQGNSAPFTVIPGAGGDESGSDESGSDESGSDENGSDESGTDVGADESGSDDGADGGAAEAGTDENGAAEAGSDENGADENGAAENGAAENGADDGAEAGADDGAADDGATEDADDDGAANGSGGEDLPDTGAGDTLLPLVAVVLLGVGVGLVVLRARRASA